A region from the Panicum hallii strain FIL2 chromosome 1, PHallii_v3.1, whole genome shotgun sequence genome encodes:
- the LOC112876349 gene encoding cytochrome P450 87A3-like isoform X3 has translation MVMAFIMWAYRWSHPKASGRLPPGSLGLPLLGETLQFFAPNPTCDVSPFVKERLNRYGNIFKTSIVGRSVVVSADPDLNYYVFQQEGKLFESWYPDTFTEIFGRDNVGSLHGFMYKYLKTLVLRLYGQENLRAVLLADTDGACRASLASWASHPSVELKDAISTMIFDLTAKKLISYEPSKSSENLRKNFVAFIRGLISFPVDIPGTAYHECMQGRKNAMKVLRKMMRERMADAGRQSEDFFDVLIEEQRRDKPVMTEAIALDLMFVLLFASFETTALALTLGVKLLAENPSVLQALTEEHEAIVRNRKDRDAGLTWADYKSMTFTSQVILEIVRLANIVPGIFRKALQDIEFKENMDAGYTIPAGWGVMVCPPAVHLNPEIYEDPLAFDPWRWQQDKVEITGGTKQFMAFGGGLRFCVGTDLSKVLMATFIHRLVTKYSWRTIKGGNIVRTPGLSFPDGFHVQLFPKEMAPSSVLNTACSV, from the exons ATGGTGATGGCTTTCATCATGTGGGCGTACAGGTGGAGCCATCCGAAAGCGAGCGGCCGGCTGCCTCCGGGCTCCCTCGGCCTCCCTCTCCTCGGCGAGACCTTGCAGTTCTTCGCGCCGAACCCTACCTGTGACGTCTCCCCATTCGTGAAGGAGAGACTGAACAG GTACGGGAACATCTTCAAGACGAGCATCGTCGGGCGGTCGGTGGTGGTGTCGGCGGACCCGGACCTCAACTACTACGTGTTCCAGCAGGAGGGGAAGCTGTTCGAGAGCTGGTACCCGGACACCTTCACCGAGATCTTCGGCCGCGACAACGTCGGCTCCCTGCACGGCTTCATGTACAAGTACCTCAAGACCCTAGTGCTCCGGCTCTACGGCCAGGAGAACCTCAGGGCCGTGCTCCTTGCCGACACCGACGGCGCCTGCCGCGCCAGCCTCGCCTCCTGGGCGAGCCACCCCAGCGTCGAGCTCAAGGACGCCATCTCCACC ATGATATTCGATCTTACCGCGAAGAAGCTGATCAGCTACGAGCCGTCAAAGTCGTCCGAGAATCTGAGGAAGAACTTCGTGGCCTTCATCCGCGGCCTCATCTCCTTCCCGGTGGACATTCCCGGCACAGCCTACCATGAGTGCATGCAG GGGAGGAAGAACGCTATGAAGGTGCTCAGGAAGATGATGCGGGAGCGGATGGCGGACGCTGGGAGGCAGAGCGAGGACTTCTTCGACGTCCTGAtcgaggagcagaggagggacAAGCCCGTCATGACGGAGGCCATCGCGCTCGACCTCATGTTCGTGCTCCTCTTCGCCAGCTTCGAGACGACGGCGCTGGCGCTCACGCTGGGCGTCAAGCTCCTGGCCGAGAACCCCAGCGTGCTCCAGGCGCTCACG GAGGAGCATGAGGCGATTGTCAGGAACAGGAAGGACAGGGATGCGGGACTCACGTGGGCCGATTACAAGTCCATGACCTTCACATCTCAG GTTATATTGGAGATAGTACGATTGGCAAACATTGTGCCGGGGATTTTTCGGAAGGCCTTGCAAGACATTGAGTTCAAAG AAAACATGGATGCAGGCTACACCATACCGGCAGGCTGGGGAGTGATGGTGTGTCCTCCAGCAGTGCACTTAAACCCCGAAATCTACGAAGATCCATTGGCGTTTGATCCATGGAGGTGGCAG CAGGACAAGGTGGAAATCACCGGTGGGACGAAGCAGTTCATGGCCTTCGGTGGGGGTCTCCGGTTCTGCGTGGGCACCGATCTCAGCAAGGTCTTGATGGCGACCTTCATCCACCGCTTGGTTACAAAATACAG TTGGAGGACTATCAAAGGAGGGAACATAGTCCGTACCCCGGGCCTCAGTTTCCCTGATGGATTTCATGTTCAGCTCTTCCCTAAAGAGATGGCGCCTTCTTCTGTCCTGAATACAGCGTGTTCTGTCTGA
- the LOC112877981 gene encoding uncharacterized protein LOC112877981 isoform X2, which produces MDDLAALARGEGWTEERHAAFLDRMELSFVRQALAGSDVCQASRRLGRRPAATQAEGGGQQVPAAPLPLDRPLPDSAVESNRSGPAARRRAASDARRPVDPAAAGFSRNS; this is translated from the exons ATGGACGACCTGGCGGCGCTGGCGCGCGGCGAGGGGTGGACGGAGGAGCGGCACGCGGCGTTCCTCGACCGCATGGAGCTCTCCTTCGTCAGGCAGGCGCTCGCCGGCAGCGACGTGTGCCAGGCGTCCCGCAGGCTGGGGCGCCGGCCAGCGGCGACGCAGGCCGAGGGCGGTGGCCAGCAGGTCCCGGCCGCCCCGCTCCCGCTCGACCGGCCCCTGCCCGACAGCGCCGTGGAGTCCAACCGGTCGGGGCCGGCggcccggcggcgcgcggccagcgACGCGCGCCGGCCCGTGGATCCGGCCGCAGCAG GTTTCTCACGAAACTCCTGA
- the LOC112901858 gene encoding dof zinc finger protein 2-like isoform X2, producing the protein MEEMLMAGNTNPNQNPNPPPAAPSAAPGAQRPTGAQAAAAAAPGAGAAAGAGAGAGTERRARPQKEKALNCPRCNSTNTKFCYYNNYSLQQPRYFCKTCRRYWTEGGSLRNVPVGGGSRKNKRSSSAVSSAAAAAASTSAAVSGTIPVGLAAKNPKLMHEGAHDLNLAFPHHNGRGLQPPDFAAFPSLESSSVCNPGATMAGNGAAGRGVGALSAMELLRSTGCYVPLQHVQLGMPAEYAAAGFALGDFRMPPPPQSHQSVLGFSLDTHGTGAGGYSAGLQESAAGRLLFPFEDLKPAVSAAAGAAHNNGAGQYEHSKDQAGDGSGASGVTGGHETPGFWSNSILGNGSSNGGGGPW; encoded by the coding sequence ATGGAGGAGATGCTCATGGCTGGAAACACAAATCCTAACCAGAATCCGAATCCCCCGCCGGCTGCGCCCTCGGCGGCACCGGGCGCCCAGAGGCCTACTGGCGCTCAGGCAGCAGCCGCGGCAGCGCCCGGCGCTGGCGCggccgcgggggccggcgccggcgccggcacggagcggcgggcgcggccgcAGAAGGAGAAGGCGCTCAACTGCCCGCGGTGCAACTCCACCAACACCAAGTTCTGCTACTACAACAACTACAGCCTGCAGCAGCCGCGCTACTTCTGCAAGACGTGCCGCCGCTACTGGACCGAGGGCGGCTCGCTCCGCAACGTCCCGGTGGGCGGCGGCTCCAGGAAGAACAAGCGCTCCTCCTCGGCCGTGTcgtccgcggccgcggccgcggcctccACTTCCGCGGCGGTGTCCGGCACGATCCCCGTGGGGCTCGCGGCCAAGAACCCCAAGCTGATGCACGAGGGCGCGCACGACCTCAACCTGGCGTTCCCGCACCACAACGGCCGCGGCCTGCAGCCGCCGGATTTCGCGGCGTTCCCGAGCCTGGAGAGCAGCAGCGTGTGCAACCCCGGCGCGACCATGGCGGGCAACGGCGCCGCTGGCAGGGGCGTGGGCGCGCTCTCGGCGATGGAGCTGCTGAGGAGCACCGGCTGCTACGTCCCGCTGCAGCACGTGCAGCTAGGGATGCCGGCCGAGTACGCGGCCGCGGGATTTGCTCTCGGCGACTTCCGCatgcccccgccgccgcagtcTCATCAGAGCGTGCTCGGGTTCTCGCTGGACACGCACGGCACGGGTGCCGGGGGTTACAGCGCCGGGCTGCAGGAGAGCGCGGCCGGCAGGTTGCTCTTCCCCTTCGAGGATTTGAAGCCGGCGGTGAGCGCCGCAGCCGGGGCCGCGCACAACAACGGAGCCGGTCAGTACGAGCACAGCAAAGACCAAGCAGGCGACGGCAGCGGGGCCAGCGGCGTCACCGGCGGCCACGAGACTCCTGGATTCTGGAGCAATAGCATCCTCGGGAACGGCAGCAGCAATGGCGGCGGTGGGCCTTGGTGA
- the LOC112877981 gene encoding uncharacterized protein LOC112877981 isoform X3 has product MDDLAALARGEGWTEERHAAFLDRMELSFVRQALAGSDVCQASRRLGRRPAATQAEGGGQQVPAAPLPLDRPLPDSAVESNRSGPAARRRAASDARRPVDPAAAGW; this is encoded by the coding sequence ATGGACGACCTGGCGGCGCTGGCGCGCGGCGAGGGGTGGACGGAGGAGCGGCACGCGGCGTTCCTCGACCGCATGGAGCTCTCCTTCGTCAGGCAGGCGCTCGCCGGCAGCGACGTGTGCCAGGCGTCCCGCAGGCTGGGGCGCCGGCCAGCGGCGACGCAGGCCGAGGGCGGTGGCCAGCAGGTCCCGGCCGCCCCGCTCCCGCTCGACCGGCCCCTGCCCGACAGCGCCGTGGAGTCCAACCGGTCGGGGCCGGCggcccggcggcgcgcggccagcgACGCGCGCCGGCCCGTGGATCCGGCCGCAGCAGGTTGGTGA
- the LOC112876349 gene encoding cytochrome P450 87A3-like isoform X2, with protein sequence MVMAFIMWAYRWSHPKASGRLPPGSLGLPLLGETLQFFAPNPTCDVSPFVKERLNRYGNIFKTSIVGRSVVVSADPDLNYYVFQQEGKLFESWYPDTFTEIFGRDNVGSLHGFMYKYLKTLVLRLYGQENLRAVLLADTDGACRASLASWASHPSVELKDAISTMIFDLTAKKLISYEPSKSSENLRKNFVAFIRGLISFPVDIPGTAYHECMQGRKNAMKVLRKMMRERMADAGRQSEDFFDVLIEEQRRDKPVMTEAIALDLMFVLLFASFETTALALTLGVKLLAENPSVLQALTEEHEAIVRNRKDRDAGLTWADYKSMTFTSQVILEIVRLANIVPGIFRKALQDIEFKGYTIPAGWGVMVCPPAVHLNPEIYEDPLAFDPWRWQQDKVEITGGTKQFMAFGGGLRFCVGTDLSKVLMATFIHRLVTKYSWRTIKGGNIVRTPGLSFPDGFHVQLFPKEMAPSSVLNTACSV encoded by the exons ATGGTGATGGCTTTCATCATGTGGGCGTACAGGTGGAGCCATCCGAAAGCGAGCGGCCGGCTGCCTCCGGGCTCCCTCGGCCTCCCTCTCCTCGGCGAGACCTTGCAGTTCTTCGCGCCGAACCCTACCTGTGACGTCTCCCCATTCGTGAAGGAGAGACTGAACAG GTACGGGAACATCTTCAAGACGAGCATCGTCGGGCGGTCGGTGGTGGTGTCGGCGGACCCGGACCTCAACTACTACGTGTTCCAGCAGGAGGGGAAGCTGTTCGAGAGCTGGTACCCGGACACCTTCACCGAGATCTTCGGCCGCGACAACGTCGGCTCCCTGCACGGCTTCATGTACAAGTACCTCAAGACCCTAGTGCTCCGGCTCTACGGCCAGGAGAACCTCAGGGCCGTGCTCCTTGCCGACACCGACGGCGCCTGCCGCGCCAGCCTCGCCTCCTGGGCGAGCCACCCCAGCGTCGAGCTCAAGGACGCCATCTCCACC ATGATATTCGATCTTACCGCGAAGAAGCTGATCAGCTACGAGCCGTCAAAGTCGTCCGAGAATCTGAGGAAGAACTTCGTGGCCTTCATCCGCGGCCTCATCTCCTTCCCGGTGGACATTCCCGGCACAGCCTACCATGAGTGCATGCAG GGGAGGAAGAACGCTATGAAGGTGCTCAGGAAGATGATGCGGGAGCGGATGGCGGACGCTGGGAGGCAGAGCGAGGACTTCTTCGACGTCCTGAtcgaggagcagaggagggacAAGCCCGTCATGACGGAGGCCATCGCGCTCGACCTCATGTTCGTGCTCCTCTTCGCCAGCTTCGAGACGACGGCGCTGGCGCTCACGCTGGGCGTCAAGCTCCTGGCCGAGAACCCCAGCGTGCTCCAGGCGCTCACG GAGGAGCATGAGGCGATTGTCAGGAACAGGAAGGACAGGGATGCGGGACTCACGTGGGCCGATTACAAGTCCATGACCTTCACATCTCAG GTTATATTGGAGATAGTACGATTGGCAAACATTGTGCCGGGGATTTTTCGGAAGGCCTTGCAAGACATTGAGTTCAAAG GCTACACCATACCGGCAGGCTGGGGAGTGATGGTGTGTCCTCCAGCAGTGCACTTAAACCCCGAAATCTACGAAGATCCATTGGCGTTTGATCCATGGAGGTGGCAG CAGGACAAGGTGGAAATCACCGGTGGGACGAAGCAGTTCATGGCCTTCGGTGGGGGTCTCCGGTTCTGCGTGGGCACCGATCTCAGCAAGGTCTTGATGGCGACCTTCATCCACCGCTTGGTTACAAAATACAG TTGGAGGACTATCAAAGGAGGGAACATAGTCCGTACCCCGGGCCTCAGTTTCCCTGATGGATTTCATGTTCAGCTCTTCCCTAAAGAGATGGCGCCTTCTTCTGTCCTGAATACAGCGTGTTCTGTCTGA
- the LOC112901858 gene encoding dof zinc finger protein 2-like isoform X1, which translates to MDAAQWHQGLGLGKPMEEMLMAGNTNPNQNPNPPPAAPSAAPGAQRPTGAQAAAAAAPGAGAAAGAGAGAGTERRARPQKEKALNCPRCNSTNTKFCYYNNYSLQQPRYFCKTCRRYWTEGGSLRNVPVGGGSRKNKRSSSAVSSAAAAAASTSAAVSGTIPVGLAAKNPKLMHEGAHDLNLAFPHHNGRGLQPPDFAAFPSLESSSVCNPGATMAGNGAAGRGVGALSAMELLRSTGCYVPLQHVQLGMPAEYAAAGFALGDFRMPPPPQSHQSVLGFSLDTHGTGAGGYSAGLQESAAGRLLFPFEDLKPAVSAAAGAAHNNGAGQYEHSKDQAGDGSGASGVTGGHETPGFWSNSILGNGSSNGGGGPW; encoded by the exons ATGGATGCGGCGCAGTGGCACCAG GGGCTAGGGCTAGGGAAGCCCATGGAGGAGATGCTCATGGCTGGAAACACAAATCCTAACCAGAATCCGAATCCCCCGCCGGCTGCGCCCTCGGCGGCACCGGGCGCCCAGAGGCCTACTGGCGCTCAGGCAGCAGCCGCGGCAGCGCCCGGCGCTGGCGCggccgcgggggccggcgccggcgccggcacggagcggcgggcgcggccgcAGAAGGAGAAGGCGCTCAACTGCCCGCGGTGCAACTCCACCAACACCAAGTTCTGCTACTACAACAACTACAGCCTGCAGCAGCCGCGCTACTTCTGCAAGACGTGCCGCCGCTACTGGACCGAGGGCGGCTCGCTCCGCAACGTCCCGGTGGGCGGCGGCTCCAGGAAGAACAAGCGCTCCTCCTCGGCCGTGTcgtccgcggccgcggccgcggcctccACTTCCGCGGCGGTGTCCGGCACGATCCCCGTGGGGCTCGCGGCCAAGAACCCCAAGCTGATGCACGAGGGCGCGCACGACCTCAACCTGGCGTTCCCGCACCACAACGGCCGCGGCCTGCAGCCGCCGGATTTCGCGGCGTTCCCGAGCCTGGAGAGCAGCAGCGTGTGCAACCCCGGCGCGACCATGGCGGGCAACGGCGCCGCTGGCAGGGGCGTGGGCGCGCTCTCGGCGATGGAGCTGCTGAGGAGCACCGGCTGCTACGTCCCGCTGCAGCACGTGCAGCTAGGGATGCCGGCCGAGTACGCGGCCGCGGGATTTGCTCTCGGCGACTTCCGCatgcccccgccgccgcagtcTCATCAGAGCGTGCTCGGGTTCTCGCTGGACACGCACGGCACGGGTGCCGGGGGTTACAGCGCCGGGCTGCAGGAGAGCGCGGCCGGCAGGTTGCTCTTCCCCTTCGAGGATTTGAAGCCGGCGGTGAGCGCCGCAGCCGGGGCCGCGCACAACAACGGAGCCGGTCAGTACGAGCACAGCAAAGACCAAGCAGGCGACGGCAGCGGGGCCAGCGGCGTCACCGGCGGCCACGAGACTCCTGGATTCTGGAGCAATAGCATCCTCGGGAACGGCAGCAGCAATGGCGGCGGTGGGCCTTGGTGA
- the LOC112876349 gene encoding cytochrome P450 87A3-like isoform X1 — protein MVMAFIMWAYRWSHPKASGRLPPGSLGLPLLGETLQFFAPNPTCDVSPFVKERLNRYGNIFKTSIVGRSVVVSADPDLNYYVFQQEGKLFESWYPDTFTEIFGRDNVGSLHGFMYKYLKTLVLRLYGQENLRAVLLADTDGACRASLASWASHPSVELKDAISTMIFDLTAKKLISYEPSKSSENLRKNFVAFIRGLISFPVDIPGTAYHECMQGRKNAMKVLRKMMRERMADAGRQSEDFFDVLIEEQRRDKPVMTEAIALDLMFVLLFASFETTALALTLGVKLLAENPSVLQALTEEHEAIVRNRKDRDAGLTWADYKSMTFTSQVILEIVRLANIVPGIFRKALQDIEFKGYTIPAGWGVMVCPPAVHLNPEIYEDPLAFDPWRWQDKVEITGGTKQFMAFGGGLRFCVGTDLSKVLMATFIHRLVTKYSWRTIKGGNIVRTPGLSFPDGFHVQLFPKEMAPSSVLNTACSV, from the exons ATGGTGATGGCTTTCATCATGTGGGCGTACAGGTGGAGCCATCCGAAAGCGAGCGGCCGGCTGCCTCCGGGCTCCCTCGGCCTCCCTCTCCTCGGCGAGACCTTGCAGTTCTTCGCGCCGAACCCTACCTGTGACGTCTCCCCATTCGTGAAGGAGAGACTGAACAG GTACGGGAACATCTTCAAGACGAGCATCGTCGGGCGGTCGGTGGTGGTGTCGGCGGACCCGGACCTCAACTACTACGTGTTCCAGCAGGAGGGGAAGCTGTTCGAGAGCTGGTACCCGGACACCTTCACCGAGATCTTCGGCCGCGACAACGTCGGCTCCCTGCACGGCTTCATGTACAAGTACCTCAAGACCCTAGTGCTCCGGCTCTACGGCCAGGAGAACCTCAGGGCCGTGCTCCTTGCCGACACCGACGGCGCCTGCCGCGCCAGCCTCGCCTCCTGGGCGAGCCACCCCAGCGTCGAGCTCAAGGACGCCATCTCCACC ATGATATTCGATCTTACCGCGAAGAAGCTGATCAGCTACGAGCCGTCAAAGTCGTCCGAGAATCTGAGGAAGAACTTCGTGGCCTTCATCCGCGGCCTCATCTCCTTCCCGGTGGACATTCCCGGCACAGCCTACCATGAGTGCATGCAG GGGAGGAAGAACGCTATGAAGGTGCTCAGGAAGATGATGCGGGAGCGGATGGCGGACGCTGGGAGGCAGAGCGAGGACTTCTTCGACGTCCTGAtcgaggagcagaggagggacAAGCCCGTCATGACGGAGGCCATCGCGCTCGACCTCATGTTCGTGCTCCTCTTCGCCAGCTTCGAGACGACGGCGCTGGCGCTCACGCTGGGCGTCAAGCTCCTGGCCGAGAACCCCAGCGTGCTCCAGGCGCTCACG GAGGAGCATGAGGCGATTGTCAGGAACAGGAAGGACAGGGATGCGGGACTCACGTGGGCCGATTACAAGTCCATGACCTTCACATCTCAG GTTATATTGGAGATAGTACGATTGGCAAACATTGTGCCGGGGATTTTTCGGAAGGCCTTGCAAGACATTGAGTTCAAAG GCTACACCATACCGGCAGGCTGGGGAGTGATGGTGTGTCCTCCAGCAGTGCACTTAAACCCCGAAATCTACGAAGATCCATTGGCGTTTGATCCATGGAGGTGGCAG GACAAGGTGGAAATCACCGGTGGGACGAAGCAGTTCATGGCCTTCGGTGGGGGTCTCCGGTTCTGCGTGGGCACCGATCTCAGCAAGGTCTTGATGGCGACCTTCATCCACCGCTTGGTTACAAAATACAG TTGGAGGACTATCAAAGGAGGGAACATAGTCCGTACCCCGGGCCTCAGTTTCCCTGATGGATTTCATGTTCAGCTCTTCCCTAAAGAGATGGCGCCTTCTTCTGTCCTGAATACAGCGTGTTCTGTCTGA
- the LOC112877981 gene encoding uncharacterized protein LOC112877981 isoform X1 codes for MDDLAALARGEGWTEERHAAFLDRMELSFVRQALAGSDVCQASRRLGRRPAATQAEGGGQQVPAAPLPLDRPLPDSAVESNRSGPAARRRAASDARRPVDPAAAGSGESSHQKMFAC; via the exons ATGGACGACCTGGCGGCGCTGGCGCGCGGCGAGGGGTGGACGGAGGAGCGGCACGCGGCGTTCCTCGACCGCATGGAGCTCTCCTTCGTCAGGCAGGCGCTCGCCGGCAGCGACGTGTGCCAGGCGTCCCGCAGGCTGGGGCGCCGGCCAGCGGCGACGCAGGCCGAGGGCGGTGGCCAGCAGGTCCCGGCCGCCCCGCTCCCGCTCGACCGGCCCCTGCCCGACAGCGCCGTGGAGTCCAACCGGTCGGGGCCGGCggcccggcggcgcgcggccagcgACGCGCGCCGGCCCGTGGATCCGGCCGCAGCAG GCTCTGGAGAATCGTCGCACCAGAAGATGTTTGCATGCTGA